In Plasmodium brasilianum strain Bolivian I chromosome 12, whole genome shotgun sequence, the genomic window AAAGTTCTGTTAACTATTTCGTCTTTGCTTTTTAAAAGATTTGATTCGTATGTTATCGCATCCATTTTGAAGAAGCGGGAGATCCTCTTTGTGCAGGTTCCATTTACACACACACATGTGCACTCCATATGTGCATATCCATGTTTACTTATCTACGTATACACACGTGTAAACAACTGTATATAATACGCATATGCATTTGTTATGTCGCATCCCTTTCGTATTGCATGAGATCATAGCATAGTTTATTCGTTGTGTTACGTATTTGCTGCTCTGATTTGCCCTTGAAATAATTATGGTTCCAcagtatttatgtatacattttatttcattaggACTGCATAGTTTGTGTCCTCTTATACTTGAAATGCTCAATTGAAGATGAAAATATCAGCAGCGAAGAGAACAGCAGTGAAAGGActcatataaaaagaaaaaggaaaaaatatttttttcaaattttagaattaacttattttattatgtactaCCATCCTTATTTTGTTTCGCTACTTATTTTTCGTCTTAGGCAAACGAAAcaagtaattaaaaaaaaaaaaatgaatagaataaaatgaatagaataaaataaataaagtataaaataatataatgaatgaAAAGAACTTCAATTATGTTTACCCTTTGCGTGCTTCTTTTCTGAttttgtatgtacgtatatgtgtatatacataattgcGCTCAAATGAagaatgcttttttttttttttgcccttttaacaattttgcaaaataaCTGTAATTTCTTCAGGCTAAGGAGACGATATTTTTAGAAACTGCAAAATTAAACATGAAGGAAAAATACGTTtctatttgttcatttttaaatagattTATCGAGAATTATGTGTGAAATGTAAGCTGTAAActcacatacacatacacatacacacacacacacacacacacacacacaaaataaaaaagagaattgAAAACTAAAAGGTGTAATAAGTtgcatacatatttttaggAGAATCTTCAAGTAGTGTAATACGTGTTACACATGTTGTACATGTTATACACATTATACACGCTAAATTTTCAGCATCTTCTCAAGATACCTCTTATTTGGTGCTGCAACTGTTTAATCTTTTTGATTACATATCCTAATTAAaccctttatatatatatttctacaagaaaaataaaaaatgggtAACAACAGTTTGTTACACTTACATGTATGCACATGTAAACacaaagaaataaatgaataaatataaatatactacATACATGttaatacatgcatacataacTTATTTACCATTTCCTACTATTTTAATTCGTTTTAAGTGATtatgcatgtgtatatgcaaacattttttcttttgttttttaaatccCTTCTTTGTCATTTTTGCTATAGTACTTTTTTATAGTcgttttttgttcatttttaacgttcatattttgttcattttttacgttcattttttacgttcattttttacgttcattttttacgttcattttttacgttcattttttacgttcattttttatgttcattttttatgttcattttttatgttcatttttatagtaattttttctttttctttttttttctttgttttatttggTTTGCGTTTACATCAACTTTGTTGTCGCAACAATTTTCCCAAGaaattgcaaaaattaaaaaattatgctaaCTTTTTctcttacttttttttaaagctcCTAATAAAGGATAACACATCTGTATATACTAGTACACATATAGGTGTAGTATTAACGATATGTTTTGTGCTGATAATGATGATCATTGCAGTTTGCTCCTTTTTATGAAACTCTCagttgtttaaaaaaaaagcattacatgtatgtacatatgtgaacatatgcatatgtatatatatatatatatatatgtatgtctGTTTAtgatgttttttaatttttttctctctcaCCCCcatcttttgtttttgttaaaaGCATTTCCTTAATTTTATGATGAATTTTGGCACAACATGTGAAATAGGAAAAGGAACAGGAGcagaggaagaagaagaagaagaagaagaagaacaAGAACGTTTTTACCGCAAACTAGAGGAATTAAAATGcttgagaaaaataaaggcAAAGGATTTGATAAGTAATTATTTGATTTACTTAGTTTTGTTTGTTCAGaaaattttggaaaaaaatgaagaatccAAAATTTTAACCGAActtaaaaatgaagagaggaaaaaagaattaataaaagaaaatatcgggaaaataaaagagaaattaAAGGGGAGTAAAAATGGGTCTCAAATAAAAGCAGAGGAAATACATTATAACCATCACGTACATTATCGGCAGAGGGGATTACATGAACAAGGAGACGATAAAAAGAAACTAAAAGGAAAATCAAATTCCCCTAAAGGTGATAAAAGCAGTAATGGAGGTGATAACAGTAACAGAGGTGGTAACAACATCGGCGGAGTTAATATCAGTCATAACGGCACTTGTAACAACAACCACAGTAGTACTAATGATGGGAAGAAGTGCAAGTTGGTGAACATTTGCAATGACCTTACATGcgcttttcatttttgtgtGTTACTACTAGTTAGCAATTTGAAGGAGGagaaagaaaatgaaaaaaaggggCATTCAGTTTCTGAAAAAAGAATGGATGGTATATTTAGTGTTTTAGAAAGGCACAGTGAAGGGGAAGACGACGATAATGATAGTGGTATCTATAGCGGTATCTATAGCGGTATCGATAACAATGGCAATAAGAATAACAACAGCGGTAAAGGAAACGTTAGTGTAAAAAAGAGTAGTGCTATTTCTCAGCGGAAAGAAGCAGGGAAACGATTCCAAAGTGACAGGAGCAGGACAGCTAACAGGCGTAAATTGCTTTATCACCTAAACTTGGTATACATTTCagtatgtttttataatatatacttattaaatgataaggactattactttttatatatcagtTTACtcctatttttaaataatttttcctatttCAAGGACAAAACAATAAgtcattatatatgtatgaataaaaaggtatatattaaatatgacATATCtgtatgtaaatttttatttgatatatgtAAAACCATAGGTGTaagttataaaaagaaaaagaacatTTACCTCTGTCTATTCTTTTTAACGTATAgctttttattcttaaaaaaatgtatgaataaaaatgataaatgtaataaagcagaatatacaaataatagaGAATTTAACATGGAGgcaattaatatttttcaacaTATGAACGATGTATTTTTAgatttaaactttttttcaGCCTCTACCTTCTTTGTTTTGAAGAGTATTGATATGCATTTTTCGCTTTTGAAAAATGATATGGATATGGTATCAGGGGAGGTGGGTGGTGAGGAGATGGCACAGAAACACGCAATTCGAGATGCCACCTCAAATGGTTATAACAGCTTAAGGATGAATAAGGACAATGCtcattattacatttttagaGAAGAATGCGGTAGTGATAATACAATGGTAGTAGCCAAGAAGAGGAGTATTCCCATggatgaaaaattaaaggaaatAATGAATGTTACAATATCTCTCTATAACAATATAACTGAGtgcaattatatatttttagataTGCATTTGTTGTCCATATATGAACATCTTGTGTTTGTTTCGTTTTATATGATTAAGGATGTGTACAAGTTATTTCATTcgttgaaaaaagaaaaagaaaaaaagattttacaggaatataaatatatgacaTATAGAAACTtgttagaaatatatattatatatttaaaatataattatttgaattattcTCAAACAGGTTGTGGTTTGGTTGatacttatacatatgtaaataatatataccgAATTAGTGAAAAGGTAAAAAGagaattttattctttattgaAAAATACTCCTACTAATGAACAAGCGATGAGTGAACACTTTTCGGAAGAGATGGAAACAGATAGaggtggaaaaaaaaaaaaaaaaaaaaaaaaattataaaggaaaatgaaattataaatgtgAATAAACCTGCTCATATTAGTGAAATAGAAAcgttttctaaaaaatatttcgaGGAGAGTAAAATTTTCATCTATGATAATACCATAAAAGTGGAGGAAGAAATATCAGTTTTATATGACCCgatattatacataaactACGATGATTTGACGAAAAAGAATGTGTCATATTGTGAAGGAGCTCATGGGTTATTGCTCAAAAGAAGggaatataattataatgaacACTCTTTTATCATATcagataataattttatctatacatttttatatgaacaaatattAAAGGAGAATAATTTAAGTTTTGATAAGGAAGAAATAAATCAAATTAGCTTCATTGTTTCTGGAACTTATGAAAAGATGTCTTTTTCAAAGTTCTTTCAAGAGAATGTAAGATCGATCGATGAAATTGTGGAAGCTATTTTTAATCTtattgaaaaggaaaaatctTTCGAAACTTGTACTAATGTTAGTAGTGATGGTACAATTAACATTGACATTGATATAAATCATTGCAAAGAATTCtttcaaatatttcattttaataagaTTACGTTAGAACATATGAAATTTAATGTGTGTAATTTCTGCTAttctaaatataataatttagcAATTAATAAGATGAAAAAgatgtataaaaatttctCAAAGTGTCGGGATAATAATCGGGAATACGAAGAATTAGCATCGAAGTCAGCAAATAATGTACAAGAGGAAAAAGAGAATAACTGGATGAGTTATTATTCcattcataataatattcacTATTTATGTTACAACTATAAAGAaattgcatttttatttaaaaatgtaaagaaatataaaaagaaaagttttgaatatttttctttatttaatcaGACAACTATACACTtagatattttattaaattcaagtgaagcatatttttatttcaatttttttacaaaaacatTTGATgagtacataaaaaattatatgaacatgTTAAGCTCCATTAGCTACCCTTTAAAGTATATTGAACATAAACAATACTTATCATATAAAAGAGAATTAACCTTAAAATGTGCCTTATTGTTAAaggatatttatatatgtaaaaaatgcaACACacttaatgaaaatatttattttaaatctgttaataaaaataaaaatttaaatttcgATGACAATATCTTTGGAATTTTAACCACTGAGcagaaaaacataatatggcaaatattaaaatattatttctcttttttaaatacttatCCCATTGATAAAGAAACAACAAATGAAGTCCTCTTTGAAAacgaagaggaaaaaaaatcatactttgatatttatttttatgcttGTAAAACCTTATCAACGGTTGAAGacaaaatgtttttaacTCAAGCAGTACATCATTAccaatatttattaaattattctttgaaaaataaaatgtatgaaGATGAAAAGTACAACGAGTATATGCAAAATGTCTGTAAAAAATCTCTCTATGTGTTGCAGGTAAAGCTAAGCGACATTGgctaatttttcataaaacgCAGTTATTTCAAGTGCCTGTGTTAGGGGGTGTACACACGCTCTGTTTTTATTGCACTTTGTGTAAGTAATGCACACAAAATGAATGGAAAAAGAACGAGCATCCGGaagtacatgtatatttgcagctatatatatattttttattttcctgcggcaatttttttgtaaatttagcTGAATATATACGTGCGTATGTGTACGAGTACGTTTGTGTTTATGTTTACTTGTATGCgcatattaatacataatgCGTGCACATGCCCTCCATAGGGAAATTCCGCCACACGTCATCtttttatacaattttatGACCAATATAGCTTCGTCccattcttatttttatcataagttaaatatacatatatgcacaacGTGTTAGATAGCAGTGCAGTTTTATacgtacttttttttttttttttttttttttttttctactttaTTCGCttccattttgtttttcataaattattaacGCGTGCTGATGAGAAAGAGGAGATGCCGCTATCTTTACGATATAatctcttttaaaaaattcccAAACgcaaaatgtttatataaaatttaatagaaactgtttttatgaatatttctttatggcaatttttttataaaagcaATGGATCGATCTGATgacttcatatatttatgtaaaaaatatgacaaaaatataatttttacaagaAGAGTTTTAAAATGCAAAGATGAATTTCTCATTAAAGGCAGCgaaatttatacaaaattatttagtaACTGTGattatatagataataacacattacaaaaatatggtttattttttggtactaacagtagtagtagtagtattaatagtaacaatagcAGTAGCATTAGCAGTTATAGTAACAGTtatggaaaagaaaagagaacaagaataaaaaataaagataatttattatactccgtaaataaaatatcagaggaaataaaactttttaaaccaaaaaaagaaatacataaatatgttttaaacTGCTTAAGtaatttgttaaatatatttattgatatTGTTAATAAGCATGAAAACAATTTGAGtagttattatttaaaattaaataaatatacaaatttatatttttatgatgtAAAAAGTATTAAGTGTGACTTTTGTTGTCTTAACAGACTGaataatcatatttattCCTCCAATTTGTATGataagaatttaaaaaaatacaaagatGATTTTGATTTTTCCATTCAAGTCTCTTCAAATAAAGAGCAGataaattataacattaGTAAAagtattagtaataatatggGACACATAAATGATCATAGGAAAAATACAAGTACAAACAGTTGGGATTGTAATACAAAGTGCTCTAATAATGAAACTCTTTTTGAagataatacaaaaaatgcaataaatacaaataatggTGATAAGGATAGGTTAAAATCAAATTTAATTCCTACAAATGAGAATAAGAATACAAATTTGAGGAGAAGAAAAGATAAGAAGGTTACCTTTGATATGTACAGTTATGttgaagaagaggaagagaaaaaaaaaagagaaaacatGCATAATAATGGTGTTTTTCAGGATAATTTCACATCAAATGATATTAACTATCATTCCAATAATTACAGTTGTAATAATAGTCAGACACTGGAATTCAAAAAGTATGTGGACCTTTTTGAAAAGGAAGAGAACACGTACATAATggaaaccaaaaaaaaaatagcaaaaataagtaatttgatgaatatatttgttaataaaatatatgagcagaatgaaaatttaaaaatgattgAACATATAGTAGAAGAAAGTATAGAAAATGTGTCTCAAGGAAACActtatttaaacaaaattcaGAATAAGAAAAGCATGAATTCCcttatatttttcgttttaatATGcacttcaatttttttgtttttattcgATTTTTTCCGATAGACAGATCCTATGTGCGTGCataatacatacgtataacATTGGAATTTCTTTTTGCAGAGGCAGCATTTGCATGTGCAAATTTCTATTAATGTCAATTGATGTATTAATTCACACAAGCCGTAGTTattaagttatatttttttttttttttttttttcgtaattCATTAAGGatcacaaatatataaacttatCAAACTATCACAATGTGTTTCATCCGTTTTAGCATACCCATATACCAatctttgttttattatatttcgtTTAATATAAGGCTCACTTTTTCCTTCCATTCCTTTTCATATTTGAActcgataaaaaaaaaaaaaaaaaaaaaaatccattTACGACATAAATTGGAATatgcttatttattttaaaaaaaagtttacaGATTTATAAAGCATTATTTCCCCTAGatatgtttttatgtaatatctAGTACAACAgatacatacaaaaaaaaaaaaaaaaaaaaaaaaaaaaaggagattACGACGCTATGCTTATTGCTTgcgaaatatattttttgcataCGAACTATTGCTAATACTCTAaactattatttatgttcatTTTACCAGCTTGAGCTGCTAgcgaaaaacaaatatatttgtatttaaaaatggagaataaataatctttcacaaaaaaagtttgcaaaaaaaaaaaaaaaaaaaaaaaaaaaaatttggcTAGCTGagttattaaataaaacgCATTGCTTTATTTAAGTGtgcttttttaaagaattatatattatgactGATACAGAACTTTTTTCCTATGGAACTTAGCCATTATTCTCTTTCAAATTTTGTGCATATGCCCTATCCTCCACCCAAGCACaaacatttatatgtgtacaatacatgtatacccatatatatatatatatatatatatatatatatgtgtgtataaatatatgcgtgtatatgtgtacgggtatatatatatatatgaaaatatgcgtatgtgtatatgtatatatgcatacgtacCCACGCATTGGTAAACGTTTTGAGGGTTTCTTCAAAAAATGACCGAGTAATTAATTTgtgcttaaaa contains:
- a CDS encoding hypothetical protein (conserved Plasmodium protein) gives rise to the protein MMNFGTTCEIGKGTGAEEEEEEEEEEQERFYRKLEELKCLRKIKAKDLISNYLIYLVLFVQKILEKNEESKILTELKNEERKKELIKENIGKIKEKLKGSKNGSQIKAEEIHYNHHVHYRQRGLHEQGDDKKKLKGKSNSPKGDKSSNGGDNSNRGGNNIGGVNISHNGTCNNNHSSTNDGKKCKLVNICNDLTCAFHFCVLLLVSNLKEEKENEKKGHSVSEKRMDGIFSVLERHSEGEDDDNDSGIYSGIYSGIDNNGNKNNNSGKGNVSVKKSSAISQRKEAGKRFQSDRSRTANRRKLLYHLNLVYISVCFYNIYLLNDKDYYFLYISLLLFLNNFSYFKDKTISHYICMNKKVYIKYDISVCKFLFDICKTIGVSYKKKKNIYLCLFFLTYSFLFLKKCMNKNDKCNKAEYTNNREFNMEAINIFQHMNDVFLDLNFFSASTFFVLKSIDMHFSLLKNDMDMVSGEVGGEEMAQKHAIRDATSNGYNSLRMNKDNAHYYIFREECGSDNTMVVAKKRSIPMDEKLKEIMNVTISLYNNITECNYIFLDMHLLSIYEHLVFVSFYMIKDVYKLFHSLKKEKEKKILQEYKYMTYRNLLEIYIIYLKYNYLNYSQTGCGLVDTYTYVNNIYRISEKVKREFYSLLKNTPTNEQAMSEHFSEEMETDRETFSKKYFEESKIFIYDNTIKVEEEISVLYDPILYINYDDLTKKNVSYCEGAHGLLLKRREYNYNEHSFIISDNNFIYTFLYEQILKENNLSFDKEEINQISFIVSGTYEKMSFSKFFQENVRSIDEIVEAIFNLIEKEKSFETCTNVSSDGTINIDIDINHCKEFFQIFHFNKITLEHMKFNVCNFCYSKYNNLAINKMKKMYKNFSKCRDNNREYEELASKSANNVQEEKENNWMSYYSIHNNIHYLCYNYKEIAFLFKNVKKYKKKSFEYFSLFNQTTIHLDILLNSSEAYFYFNFFTKTFDEYIKNYMNMLSSISYPLKYIEHKQYLSYKRELTLKCALLLKDIYICKKCNTLNENIYFKSVNKNKNLNFDDNIFGILTTEQKNIIWQILKYYFSFLNTYPIDKETTNEVLFENEEEKKSYFDIYFYACKTLSTVEDKMFLTQAVHHYQYLLNYSLKNKMYEDEKYNEYMQNVCKKSLYVLQVKLSDIG
- a CDS encoding syntaxin, producing MDRSDDFIYLCKKYDKNIIFTRRVLKCKDEFLIKGSEIYTKLFSNCDYIDNNTLQKYGLFFGTNSSSSSINSNNSSSISSYSNSYGKEKRTRIKNKDNLLYSVNKISEEIKLFKPKKEIHKYVLNCLSNLLNIFIDIVNKHENNLSSYYLKLNKYTNLYFYDVKSIKCDFCCLNRLNNHIYSSNLYDKNLKKYKDDFDFSIQVSSNKEQINYNISKSISNNMGHINDHRKNTSTNSWDCNTKCSNNETLFEDNTKNAINTNNGDKDRLKSNLIPTNENKNTNLRRRKDKKVTFDMYSYVEEEEEKKKRENMHNNGVFQDNFTSNDINYHSNNYSCNNSQTLEFKKYVDLFEKEENTYIMETKKKIAKISNLMNIFVNKIYEQNENLKMIEHIVEESIENVSQGNTYLNKIQNKKSMNSLIFFVLICTSIFLFLFDFFR